From a region of the Argiope bruennichi chromosome 8, qqArgBrue1.1, whole genome shotgun sequence genome:
- the LOC129980676 gene encoding piggyBac transposable element-derived protein 4-like has product MYCFDQAKTLLSYKTKPNMCVILLSTFHEKPYVNKESKKPEIIEFDNSTKGAVDTLDQMCSNMSCSRKTRRWPLCVFYDIINISLVNSHVLYGHNMTRKLEKVMSRKKFAVKLSEDLLAPWMKKRLDAPALPRSTRTIISELLKIDMVCETPKTNESNKRKICAFCPYKLRRMTRFFLSKLYKSNMRRSPC; this is encoded by the coding sequence ATGTATTGTTTTGACCAAGCCAAAACTCTACTGTCCTACAAAACAAAGCCAAATATGTGTGTTATCCTGCTTTCTACATTCCATGAAAAAccatatgtaaataaagaaagtaaaaaacctGAAATAATAGAATTCGATAATTCCACAAAAGGAGCTGTTGACACATTGGACCAGATGTGTAGCAATATGTCATGCAGCAGGAAGACACGTCGATGGCCTCTTTGTGTATTTTACgatattattaatatcagtttAGTAAATTCACATGTTTTATATGGCCACAACATGACTAGAAAATTGGAAAAAGTGATGTCCAGAAAAAAGTTTGCAGTAAAGTTAAGTGAAGATCTTCTTGCTCCATGGATGAAGAAACGTTTAGATGCGCCTGCTTTACCTCGTTCTACAAGAACAATTATTagcgaacttttaaaaatagacatgGTCTGTGAAACTCCGAAAACAAAtgaaagtaacaaaagaaaaatttgtgcaTTTTGCCCTTACAAGCTGCGAAGAATGACCCgcttttttttgtcaaagttgTACAAGAGCAATATGCGGAGATCACCGTGCTAA